Proteins encoded together in one Juglans regia cultivar Chandler chromosome 9, Walnut 2.0, whole genome shotgun sequence window:
- the LOC118349492 gene encoding leucine-rich repeat receptor-like serine/threonine/tyrosine-protein kinase SOBIR1 — MATGCSKAQIPVLTLLSFFLLAHSRLILNPLDLKALSILRTDLGLNSQHYLSAKPCKLPGVFCERRLSNSSIHELRITRLVFESQHLAGYLSPAIGSLSELKELSLPHNQLVDQMPSQLVDCRKLEILDLQNNRFSGEIPSELSSLLRLRALNLASNKFSGDLSFLKYFPNLENLSLADNLFTGKIPASVRSFRNLRFVNFSGNPFLEGSAPLMNQLEYSASDVPKRYILAENSTGKSNTTSAVAPSASTAATSGGPAPSPAVPTHKRKKDKRKLSGWIFGFLAGALVGSISGFAFSLLFKLILASVRSRRKEQSPSIFSPLIKKAEDLAFLEKEDGLASLEIIGRGGCGEVYKAELPGSNGKMIAIKKITQPPKDAAELTEEDSKLLNKKMRQIRSEINTVGQIRHRNLLPLLAHLSRPDCHLLVYEHMKNGSLQDMLNDVSRGIKELDWLARHRIALGVAAGLEYLHMSHSPRIIHRDLKPANILLDDDMEARIADFGLAKAMPDANTHISTSNVAGTVGYIAPEYHQTLKFTDRCDIYSFGVMLGVLVMGKLPSDQFFQETNEMSLIKWMTNVMTSENPTRAIDSKLLGNGFEDQMLLVLKIACFCTLEDPKQRPNSKDIRCMLSQIKH, encoded by the coding sequence ATGGCAACCGGTTGCAGTAAAGCTCAAATACCCGTTCTCACTCTCCTCTCCTTCTTCCTCCTCGCTCATTCTAGATTGATTCTCAACCCTTTGGATCTTAAAGCCCTCTCCATCCTCCGAACAGACTTGGGCCTCAACTCTCAACATTACCTCTCTGCAAAACCATGCAAACTTCCTGGTGTTTTCTGTGAGAGGAGGCTCTCCAACAGCAGCATCCATGAGCTCAGAATCACTAGACTCGTCTTTGAATCGCAACACCTCGCCGGGTATCTGTCCCCGGCGATCGGTAGTCTCTCTGAGCTCAAAGAGCTATCTCTTCCTCACAACCAGCTCGTTGACCAAATGCCATCCCAGTTAGTTGATTGCCGGAAACTGGAAATTCTGGACCTCCAGAACAACCGGTTTTCCGGGGAAATCCCGAGCGAATTGTCCTCGCTTTTACGCCTTCGAGCCCTCAATCTCGCTTCTAATAAGTTCTCTGGCGACTTGAGTTTCTTgaagtattttccaaatttggaaaatcTCTCTCTGGCGGATAATCTCTTCACCGGGAAAATTCCAGCATCCGTTCGTTCATTTCGTAATCTCAGATTCGTCAACTTCTCAGGAAACCCGTTTCTTGAAGGTTCAGCGCCATTGATGAACCAGCTCGAGTACTCGGCATCCGATGTTCCAAAACGTTACATCTTGGCTGAGAATTCAACTGGAAAAAGCAATACTACTTCTGCCGTTGCACCATCTGCAAGCACAGCTGCTACCTCTGGTGGCCCAGCTCCTTCTCCGGCGGTACCAACCCACAAACGCAAGAAAGATAAAAGGAAGCTAAGTGGGTGGATATTCGGATTTCTGGCCGGAGCACTGGTAGGAAGTATATCTGGGTTCGCCTTTTCGTTGCTCTTTAAGCTGATCTTGGCTTCGGTAAGAAGTAGAAGGAAGGAACAAAGCCCTTCAATCTTTAGTCCTTTGATAAAGAAAGCAGAGGACTTAGCATTCTTGGAGAAAGAAGATGGCCTAGCCTCGTTGGAAATCATAGGAAGAGGAGGTTGTGGAGAGGTTTACAAGGCTGAATTGCCAGGAAGCAACGGGAAAATGATTGCCATAAAGAAGATAACTCAACCTCCAAAAGATGCGGCAGAATTGACAGAGGAAGACAGTAAGCTTCTGAACAAGAAAATGCGTCAAATTCGATCAGAGATAAACACGGTCGGTCAAATTAGACACCGGAATCTTCTTCCTCTGTTGGCCCATCTGAGTCGCCCTGATTGCCATCTCCTTGTGTATGAACACATGAAGAATGGTAGTTTACAGGACATGCTGAATGATGTTTCAAGAGGGATTAAAGAATTGGACTGGCTTGCTCGACACAGGATTGCACTGGGAGTTGCAGCAGGGCTGGAGTATCTTCACATGAGCCACAGCCCACGAATAATTCACAGAGATCTCAAGCCGGCAAATATACTGCTAGATGATGACATGGAAGCTCGAATTGCGGATTTCGGACTTGCAAAAGCAATGCCCGATGCTAATACGCATATCTCAACTTCCAATGTTGCCGGAACTGTTGGTTATATAGCACCGGAATACCACCAAACACTGAAGTTCACAGACAGGTGTGACATCTACAGCTTTGGGGTGATGCTAGGGGTCTTGGTGATGGGAAAGCTCCCATCTGATCAGTTTTTCCAAGAGACAAATGAGATGAGCTTGATTAAATGGATGACGAATGTGATGACATCAGAGAATCCTACACGAGCAATTGACTCAAAGCTTCTGGGAAATGGATTTGAGGACCAAATGCTCTTAGTTTTGAAGATTGCTTGTTTCTGTACACTAGAGGACCCAAAGCAAAGGCCTAACAGCAAGGACATTAGGTGTATGCTGTCTCAGATCAAGCATTAA
- the LOC108986710 gene encoding ATP-dependent DNA helicase PIF1-like has product MQARLDPKFSNYLLQLGNGISPITIDEETKIPDDMLIRYENDAGSLQKLINAVFHNIHDYLENLSEMLNRAILTPKTDEINARLKQMFPGELKQYYSFDEAIYAFEQDIMEDFLNTLTPNGVPSNELLLKKDFPITLFRNINLSEGLCNETRLIRRNFERNVIDAEIAVGHHNGKRVFIPIIIFLPKTDENNGFPFKRTQFPIRLSFAMRINKAHGQTLDFVGIYLPQPVFSHGQLYVALSRAKTASSVKIVIRSISVNRS; this is encoded by the coding sequence ATGCAGGCGAGATTagatccaaaattttcaaattacttgCTTCAATTAGGTAATGGAATTTCCCCAATCACAATTGATGAAGAGACAAAAATTCCTGATGATATGCTTATCCGTTATGAAAATGATGCTGGTTCTTTGCAAAAACTGATAAATGCTGTTTTTCATAACATTCATgattatttagaaaatttgtctGAAATGTTGAATCGTGCTATATTGACTCCAAAAACAGATGAAATAAATGCTAGACTTAAACAGATGTTTCCAGGTGAgctaaaacaatattatagtTTCGATGAAGCAATTTATGCATTTGAACAAGACATTATGGAAGACTTCTTGAATACTTTGACACCAAATGGGGTTCCATCTAATGAATTGCTACTTAAAAAAGATTTTCCAATCACGttgtttagaaatattaatCTTTCAGAAGGCTTATGCAATGAAACTCGTCTGATACGTCGCAACTTTGAACGTAACGTCATTGATGCAGAAATCGCAGTTGGTCATCATAATGGTAAAAGAGTTTTTATaccaataatcatatttttGCCAAAAACTGATGAAAACAATGGTTTCCCATTCAAGAGAACTCAATTTcctatcagattaagttttgcaatgaGAATCAACAAAGCACATGGCCAAACATTGGATTTTGTAGGGATATATCTGCCACAACCTGTATTCTCTCATGGAcaactatatgtagcattatcaAGAGCTAAGACAGCCTCTTCAGTAAAAATTGTGATAAGGTCGATATCAGTCAATAGATCTTAa